A stretch of the Vibrio aquimaris genome encodes the following:
- a CDS encoding MalM family protein: MYFRIFALSSCIALLGCQSPEVVEQISVANTKQVTVVSDLQSVQMKLPSNKSVSLTPKSQTLKYHDIDSPVALFELPADRGEFSINITSEIGETAFVPRAIILDKSGRELERYGEEAFEYQPPRLGAGNRLSAEVDFFPPRDVESVYLLIFTDKSELSKTTMVTHPARLYAEGRGNYLPEVNDIAIPNSQYGLVNVSIDRVGFLKQLGTSNSFSNSNSQPMMAKTVDAVQPETQKYYHQAIASAVAKDDLNKAIRLLEEAKALNVEGAQQVFVKAVEESKSL; this comes from the coding sequence ATGTATTTTCGTATCTTTGCTCTTAGTAGTTGCATTGCCTTACTTGGATGCCAGTCCCCAGAGGTAGTTGAACAGATTAGTGTCGCGAATACAAAGCAGGTAACTGTGGTATCAGACCTTCAGTCTGTTCAAATGAAATTACCCAGCAATAAAAGCGTGAGTCTTACCCCAAAGTCTCAGACACTTAAATATCACGATATTGATAGCCCTGTAGCCTTGTTTGAGCTACCTGCAGATAGGGGAGAGTTTTCAATAAATATTACAAGTGAAATCGGTGAAACCGCCTTTGTGCCGAGAGCGATTATTTTGGATAAAAGTGGACGTGAGCTAGAACGCTATGGTGAAGAGGCGTTTGAATACCAACCGCCAAGGTTGGGTGCAGGAAATCGTTTAAGTGCCGAGGTCGATTTCTTTCCGCCAAGAGATGTTGAAAGTGTTTATTTGTTGATTTTCACAGATAAATCTGAACTTAGCAAAACGACCATGGTGACTCATCCTGCAAGATTATATGCTGAGGGAAGAGGAAACTATTTACCTGAAGTTAATGATATCGCTATCCCCAATTCCCAATACGGTTTGGTTAATGTCTCCATTGACAGGGTTGGCTTCTTGAAACAGTTAGGTACATCAAACTCATTTTCTAACTCAAACTCGCAGCCCATGATGGCAAAAACGGTTGACGCCGTTCAACCTGAAACACAGAAATACTATCACCAAGCAATAGCATCAGCGGTTGCTAAGGATGATCTTAATAAAGCGATTAGGCTATTAGAAGAGGCAAAAGCGCTAAACGTTGAGGGGGCTCAGCAAGTCTTTGTTAAAGCGGTAGAGGAGAGTAAGAGTCTGTAA
- the lamB gene encoding maltoporin LamB, which produces MKKVNLVAVAVAAALAVSPALAVDFNGYFRAGTGISGNSGSDVAVNKAGIGRLGNENDNYYEFGFSEELETGEQTWRVESMLNKGDTGQSGSEDGDINVAQFAVKAKGLIASDKEATLWAGKTYYQRKDIHITDFYFLNTSGTGGGIENLSVGNQKLSVALIQDGENENGAGYIFDTRLANIGVWEDASLELALAYNFSNEKDGKNIDADDGLLASAILHQNMKAGFNQTVLQFGTNGYGSQVASFGAGADYNRANNAQNEASGYRLLNWGVVSLGSDWEMGHQLAFMVGNDIGGTDDSGNNATSFKSDTDQFSVVVRPMYKWDDTMRTIFEAGVNMGEQINSAGTAKEDFGNTKFTVAQGWAMGNDFWARPELRVYGSYITDTENDNAFGTGEDSEYVVGIQVEAWW; this is translated from the coding sequence ATGAAAAAAGTGAACTTAGTTGCGGTTGCAGTGGCTGCAGCACTTGCTGTTAGCCCTGCACTAGCCGTCGATTTTAATGGCTATTTTAGGGCGGGTACCGGGATTAGTGGTAACTCAGGTAGTGATGTAGCTGTTAACAAAGCTGGTATTGGTCGCTTGGGTAATGAAAACGACAACTATTATGAGTTCGGTTTTTCTGAAGAGCTAGAAACGGGTGAACAAACTTGGCGTGTTGAGTCCATGTTAAATAAAGGCGATACTGGCCAATCCGGTAGTGAAGACGGAGATATCAACGTTGCCCAATTTGCAGTCAAAGCCAAAGGTTTGATTGCCTCTGACAAAGAAGCCACCCTATGGGCTGGCAAAACCTATTATCAGCGTAAAGATATTCATATTACCGATTTTTACTTCCTCAATACGTCCGGAACAGGTGGCGGTATTGAAAACTTATCTGTAGGCAATCAGAAGTTATCCGTTGCGCTTATCCAGGATGGGGAAAATGAAAATGGAGCAGGCTATATTTTCGATACGCGATTAGCCAATATTGGTGTGTGGGAAGACGCATCCCTTGAACTTGCATTGGCCTATAACTTCTCTAACGAGAAAGATGGGAAAAATATTGATGCTGATGATGGCCTGTTGGCATCGGCAATCTTGCACCAAAATATGAAGGCTGGTTTTAACCAGACAGTACTCCAGTTCGGAACCAATGGTTATGGCTCTCAGGTCGCATCATTCGGCGCGGGTGCAGATTATAACCGCGCAAACAACGCTCAGAATGAGGCTTCTGGTTATCGCTTACTTAACTGGGGTGTTGTGAGTCTGGGGAGTGACTGGGAAATGGGCCATCAATTGGCCTTTATGGTGGGCAATGATATAGGTGGTACTGACGACTCAGGTAATAATGCGACGTCATTTAAGTCGGATACTGACCAATTCTCGGTAGTTGTCCGCCCTATGTATAAATGGGATGACACCATGCGTACCATTTTTGAAGCTGGCGTAAATATGGGCGAGCAAATCAATTCAGCGGGCACAGCCAAAGAAGACTTTGGTAATACTAAGTTTACCGTGGCGCAAGGCTGGGCAATGGGTAATGATTTTTGGGCTCGTCCTGAACTTAGAGTGTATGGCTCATATATAACTGATACCGAAAATGACAATGCGTTTGGTACTGGTGAGGACTCTGAGTACGTTGTTGGTATCCAAGTAGAAGCTTGGTGGTAA
- the glgX gene encoding glycogen debranching protein GlgX yields MPCSKPYPLGATLCGEGCNFSIYAPSHNNLLLALFGEDDQYTTHPLNNDYAGILHTHIKGVSAGQKYGFIVEHPDGDYLISDPYARAIEKPLHYMPPLTPSKSFQIAKSVVIDSNFDWQGIEKPLRGKEEIVLFETHVKGLTRLNPEVEGRQQGCYLGLVSEAMITFYKQQNINTLQLLPIAACMHEPHLLQSDLSNYWGYNPYVFMAPDPRFADTDAVYELKTAIRELHRHDIEVILDVVYNHTAEGGSEGAIFNLKALDDNYYLKQGDRFANYTGCGNTLDLSYQPTLNLVMDSLRYWAVEYQVDGFRFDLAATLGREGDTFNSQSAFFKAVAQDPILKQVKLIAEPWDIGPNGYQVGQFPVGWNECNDRLRDITRSFWRGDQGYLKEFTTRLMGSRDLYSAANWPHNLTVNYITYHDGFTLQDLVSYRQKHNLANGEENRDGHGDNRSDNYGIEGETDNPAIIEKREKQKRNFMASLLFSFGIPHILTADILSHSQNGNNNAYCQDNELSWLNWQPSQQKDRFKQWMSHMVEARQHFMLPLIKAFSGKQRHNNKIEWRRVDGTAIEHDDWNTLSAVSLRLGLGEEGNEMFYCINQTNAPARFTLPDDRMQCWITICDTHSYDIGKIVEGRQFLATPRSIVIMHAVQ; encoded by the coding sequence ATGCCTTGTTCTAAGCCTTATCCCCTTGGTGCCACTTTATGTGGTGAAGGATGTAATTTCTCTATTTATGCTCCCAGTCACAATAATTTGCTTCTTGCGCTATTTGGTGAAGATGACCAATACACTACACATCCGCTAAATAATGATTATGCCGGCATATTACACACTCATATTAAGGGGGTGAGTGCTGGTCAAAAATATGGTTTTATTGTTGAGCATCCAGATGGTGATTATCTCATTTCTGATCCCTATGCTAGGGCGATAGAAAAACCCCTTCACTATATGCCTCCGCTGACCCCTTCCAAGAGTTTTCAAATCGCTAAATCCGTCGTCATTGATAGCAATTTCGATTGGCAAGGAATCGAAAAGCCTCTCAGAGGCAAAGAAGAAATAGTGTTATTTGAAACTCATGTCAAAGGACTAACTAGATTGAACCCAGAAGTTGAAGGTCGCCAACAGGGTTGCTACCTCGGCTTAGTCAGCGAAGCTATGATCACCTTCTACAAGCAACAGAATATTAATACCTTACAACTGTTACCCATTGCTGCATGCATGCATGAACCTCATCTTTTACAAAGCGATCTATCCAATTATTGGGGTTACAACCCTTATGTATTTATGGCCCCCGACCCACGTTTTGCCGATACGGATGCTGTATATGAGCTAAAAACCGCCATTAGAGAGCTACATCGTCACGATATAGAGGTCATCCTCGATGTGGTCTATAACCATACGGCTGAAGGTGGTAGTGAGGGCGCTATATTTAACCTTAAAGCTCTTGATGACAACTATTACCTCAAACAAGGCGATAGGTTTGCCAACTATACAGGATGTGGTAATACGCTAGATCTGTCGTATCAACCTACCCTCAACCTTGTGATGGATAGCTTGAGATACTGGGCTGTGGAATATCAGGTTGACGGCTTTCGCTTTGATTTGGCTGCAACCTTAGGCCGCGAAGGCGATACCTTCAACTCACAATCCGCCTTTTTCAAAGCCGTAGCACAAGACCCTATACTAAAACAGGTGAAGCTGATTGCTGAGCCTTGGGATATTGGTCCTAATGGCTATCAAGTTGGACAGTTTCCAGTTGGCTGGAACGAGTGTAATGATAGGCTAAGGGATATTACACGAAGCTTTTGGCGCGGTGATCAAGGTTACCTTAAAGAATTCACAACACGCTTAATGGGGTCAAGAGACTTGTACAGCGCTGCCAACTGGCCACATAATCTCACCGTTAATTACATTACTTATCACGATGGATTCACCTTGCAAGACTTGGTGTCTTACCGACAAAAACACAATCTTGCTAATGGTGAGGAAAACCGTGATGGACATGGCGATAACCGGTCAGATAACTATGGCATAGAGGGTGAGACAGACAATCCTGCCATTATCGAAAAACGCGAAAAACAAAAACGTAATTTTATGGCCAGTCTATTATTTTCTTTTGGGATTCCGCACATATTGACAGCAGATATACTGTCACATAGCCAAAATGGTAACAACAATGCTTATTGCCAAGATAACGAACTAAGCTGGCTGAACTGGCAACCTTCTCAACAAAAAGATCGATTTAAACAATGGATGAGTCATATGGTCGAAGCTCGGCAGCATTTTATGTTGCCGCTGATTAAAGCTTTCAGTGGCAAGCAAAGACATAATAACAAGATTGAATGGCGTCGTGTTGATGGCACGGCGATAGAACATGATGATTGGAATACTCTTAGTGCTGTCTCATTACGCCTTGGATTGGGTGAAGAAGGAAATGAAATGTTTTACTGCATTAATCAAACCAATGCACCCGCCCGTTTTACTTTGCCAGATGACAGGATGCAATGTTGGATCACTATCTGTGATACCCATAGTTATGACATAGGAAAAATTGTCGAGGGTAGACAGTTCCTCGCTACTCCTCGGTCAATTGTAATCATGCATGCTGTACAATAA
- the folM gene encoding dihydromonapterin reductase produces MSKTIVITGVGKRLGYELSKALLKDGYQIVGTYRTEYPSLADLKELGAELYPVDFYQQTQVDDFISQLSNKYNVIRAIVHNASDWSADDSAHHNAAEIMQRMMTVHASVPYQMNLALQDKLRASGHADVIHISDYVAEKGSKKHIAYAASKAAMNNMTLSFASLLAPEIKVNTISPALLKFNPHDGEAYKEKAMAKALLPREAGFDEVIEGVKMLLDSRFMTGRNLQFDGGRHLR; encoded by the coding sequence ATGAGTAAAACTATCGTTATTACTGGTGTGGGCAAGCGGCTGGGGTATGAATTATCTAAGGCATTATTAAAGGATGGATATCAAATAGTCGGAACCTATCGCACGGAATATCCCTCTCTTGCTGATTTAAAAGAGCTTGGCGCTGAGCTCTATCCGGTTGATTTCTACCAGCAAACTCAAGTCGATGATTTCATCTCGCAACTATCAAATAAATATAATGTTATACGGGCGATTGTTCATAATGCTTCAGATTGGTCAGCCGACGATAGTGCGCATCATAACGCCGCCGAAATCATGCAACGCATGATGACGGTTCACGCCTCAGTTCCCTATCAAATGAATTTAGCGCTACAAGACAAACTCCGTGCCAGTGGTCATGCTGACGTCATTCATATCAGTGATTATGTTGCTGAAAAAGGAAGTAAAAAACATATTGCGTACGCTGCAAGCAAAGCCGCGATGAACAATATGACCTTGTCTTTTGCGTCTCTGCTGGCTCCTGAAATAAAAGTGAATACTATATCTCCGGCATTATTAAAATTTAATCCACATGATGGTGAGGCATATAAAGAAAAAGCAATGGCTAAAGCTCTTTTGCCCAGGGAAGCGGGTTTTGACGAAGTGATTGAAGGGGTAAAAATGCTGCTGGACAGTCGTTTTATGACAGGTAGGAACCTTCAGTTTGATGGTGGTCGTCATTTGCGTTAG
- the folE gene encoding GTP cyclohydrolase I FolE — translation MISEEAKRVKEALIEQGLETPIVESDMTPAQKYQRIKGLLTEVISVMGLDLNDDSLAETPHRIAKMYVNEIFSGLDYMNFPKITVIENKMKVDEMVKVSNINLTSTCEHHFVTIDGLAKVAYLPKSKVIGLSKINRIVRFFAQRPQVQERLTQQILLAIQTLTETDDVAVTIDATHYCVKSRGVMDVNSNTTTTALGGCFKTNPQTRAEFLQ, via the coding sequence ATGATAAGTGAAGAAGCGAAGCGAGTAAAAGAGGCACTTATTGAGCAAGGTTTAGAAACCCCTATAGTAGAAAGCGATATGACGCCCGCGCAAAAGTATCAGAGGATCAAAGGGCTTCTGACTGAAGTGATTTCGGTGATGGGGCTAGATCTAAACGATGACAGCTTAGCTGAAACGCCACATCGCATTGCAAAGATGTATGTCAACGAGATTTTTTCTGGGTTAGATTATATGAACTTCCCCAAAATCACCGTTATTGAAAATAAAATGAAGGTTGATGAAATGGTGAAAGTCTCCAATATCAATCTCACATCTACCTGTGAACACCATTTTGTTACCATAGATGGGTTGGCTAAAGTGGCTTATCTACCCAAGTCTAAAGTGATTGGTCTATCTAAGATCAATCGTATAGTGCGCTTTTTTGCTCAGCGACCTCAAGTTCAGGAACGTCTAACTCAGCAAATTCTTTTGGCTATTCAGACATTAACTGAGACAGATGATGTTGCAGTAACCATAGATGCAACACATTATTGCGTAAAATCCAGAGGAGTTATGGATGTGAATTCTAATACTACCACCACAGCACTCGGTGGCTGCTTTAAAACGAACCCTCAAACGCGTGCGGAGTTTCTTCAATGA
- the folX gene encoding dihydroneopterin triphosphate 2'-epimerase — protein sequence MIHNAIINITNLRLRTYIGFNEEEKQKQQDIIINAEIHYPANNLCLRDDVENALNYKVICKNIIRHVESGRFLLLEKLTSDVLGLCVDNPQVSFAKVTIDKPHALRFADSVSLTLSYTKENLKGD from the coding sequence ATGATTCATAATGCAATAATCAATATCACTAATCTGAGGCTTAGAACCTACATAGGTTTCAACGAAGAAGAAAAACAAAAGCAACAAGACATCATTATTAATGCAGAGATACATTATCCAGCCAATAACCTGTGCCTAAGAGATGATGTTGAGAATGCACTGAACTATAAAGTTATTTGTAAAAATATTATTCGACATGTAGAAAGTGGGCGCTTCTTGTTGTTGGAAAAACTAACCAGTGATGTACTTGGCTTATGCGTTGATAATCCGCAGGTAAGCTTTGCTAAAGTCACTATCGACAAACCCCATGCGCTAAGATTTGCTGATTCTGTGTCTTTGACTTTGAGTTACACAAAAGAAAACTTAAAGGGGGATTAA
- a CDS encoding DUF3820 family protein codes for MLEKENLIKLASVHMPFGKYSGRILIDLPEEYLLWFNKKGFPSGELGELLKLCLTLKIEGLDSLVKPLKRKL; via the coding sequence ATGTTAGAAAAAGAGAACTTGATTAAACTGGCGAGCGTTCACATGCCATTTGGCAAATATTCTGGCCGAATATTAATTGACTTGCCTGAAGAATATTTGCTTTGGTTCAACAAAAAGGGCTTTCCGAGTGGTGAACTTGGGGAGTTGCTTAAACTCTGCTTGACACTAAAAATTGAGGGCTTGGATAGCTTAGTTAAACCTTTAAAACGTAAATTATAA
- a CDS encoding helix-turn-helix domain-containing protein yields MEFTEKDREVLYSTWMSKKSKMRITQMEFAKKLGISQLNFSQLLRGEQPLTMSFVSQFSRLLHLDPKLTFPSLKQANDSGPKVVYLQSRMSVDGEIQNAYIEGNQIVVEYAHTIDQG; encoded by the coding sequence ATGGAATTTACGGAGAAAGACAGAGAGGTACTATACTCGACTTGGATGTCTAAGAAGTCAAAGATGCGCATTACTCAAATGGAGTTTGCGAAGAAGCTAGGCATTAGCCAGCTTAATTTTTCACAGCTTCTCAGAGGAGAGCAGCCCCTAACAATGTCGTTTGTCAGTCAATTTTCTCGATTGCTTCATCTTGATCCCAAGCTCACCTTTCCTTCTCTTAAACAAGCAAATGATTCGGGGCCAAAAGTTGTGTACCTGCAAAGTCGTATGAGTGTCGATGGTGAAATTCAAAACGCTTACATCGAGGGCAATCAGATTGTGGTTGAGTATGCACATACTATCGACCAAGGTTAA
- a CDS encoding D-alanyl-D-alanine carboxypeptidase family protein produces the protein MIRDFVYRSALWCTLAITFSAHSAPTIVPDPPSLPARGYVLIDYNTGEILVEKNARTKLNPASLTKLMTAYVAGQEVKAGNITLDDEVLISKKAWAKNFPDSSKMFIEVGTKVPLMDLYRGLIVQSGNDASVAIAEYVAGSESAFVNMMNSWAETLGLENTSYSNPHGLDSRGLYSTPLDIAKLGRAIIHDLPDIYSLYSETSYTYNGITQYNRNGLLRDRSINVDGMKTGYTSGAGYSLATSATYGDMRLIAVVMGAKSAKSRESVSKQLLSYGFRFFDTVSPNKADDVVTNVKVWMGDKDQLPVGVRDDIYLTLPRGDADKLDAEVEFDRELVAPITKGEKVGSVIYKVEDEPLVVKDLVAKSDIKQGSVIKRLVDWFKRLLSGWL, from the coding sequence ATGATAAGAGATTTTGTTTACCGATCTGCCTTGTGGTGTACGTTGGCTATAACATTCAGCGCTCATTCCGCGCCGACCATTGTCCCTGATCCCCCTTCATTGCCAGCAAGGGGCTATGTTTTGATTGACTATAACACTGGTGAGATATTAGTAGAGAAGAATGCTCGCACTAAATTAAACCCTGCAAGTCTAACGAAACTTATGACGGCGTATGTCGCCGGCCAAGAGGTCAAAGCAGGTAATATTACTCTTGATGATGAGGTTTTAATTAGTAAAAAAGCATGGGCAAAAAACTTCCCTGACTCGTCAAAGATGTTTATTGAAGTTGGGACTAAAGTGCCTTTGATGGACTTGTATCGAGGCCTGATTGTCCAGTCGGGTAATGATGCCAGTGTTGCTATCGCGGAGTATGTCGCAGGGAGCGAAAGCGCATTCGTTAATATGATGAATTCATGGGCAGAGACACTCGGATTAGAAAATACCTCATATAGCAATCCCCATGGCTTGGATAGCAGAGGACTTTATTCGACCCCTCTTGATATTGCTAAGCTGGGTAGGGCGATTATACATGATTTACCCGACATCTACTCTTTGTATAGTGAAACATCGTACACCTACAATGGAATTACTCAGTACAATCGTAATGGCCTGTTACGTGATAGAAGCATCAACGTTGACGGTATGAAGACAGGCTATACAAGTGGTGCAGGATACAGCCTAGCGACGTCAGCGACTTATGGAGATATGAGATTGATTGCAGTTGTTATGGGAGCGAAAAGTGCAAAAAGCCGAGAGTCGGTGAGTAAGCAGCTTCTCAGTTATGGATTCCGTTTTTTTGATACTGTATCGCCAAACAAAGCTGATGATGTAGTGACTAATGTTAAAGTGTGGATGGGTGATAAAGACCAACTTCCTGTTGGGGTGCGTGATGATATTTACCTAACTCTTCCACGTGGGGATGCGGACAAGCTTGATGCCGAAGTAGAGTTTGACCGAGAATTAGTTGCGCCAATTACCAAGGGAGAGAAAGTCGGTAGCGTTATATATAAAGTTGAAGATGAACCTTTGGTGGTAAAGGATTTAGTGGCTAAATCTGACATAAAGCAGGGTAGTGTGATTAAACGCTTGGTTGATTGGTTTAAGCGTCTTCTTTCTGGATGGCTATGA
- a CDS encoding NADH:ubiquinone oxidoreductase — MKLFLIIVASISAGVLSAEHLHSFMLGLCVSAIAVGSCYWFAFRSTRFPELAVLLLIVGLFSKLIITVTGVAWGISQELISSPFVFALSYLFFSLVVTYLWFTYRDSITPNAKIANNS, encoded by the coding sequence ATGAAGCTTTTTCTGATCATAGTTGCATCGATATCAGCAGGAGTGCTTTCTGCAGAACATCTTCATTCTTTCATGTTGGGACTATGTGTATCTGCTATTGCTGTTGGCAGTTGCTATTGGTTTGCTTTTCGTAGTACCCGTTTTCCTGAATTAGCGGTTTTACTCCTGATTGTCGGTTTGTTCTCTAAGCTCATCATTACTGTTACAGGTGTTGCTTGGGGAATTTCGCAGGAGCTTATCTCGTCGCCGTTTGTGTTTGCCTTGTCATATCTGTTCTTCTCTTTAGTCGTAACCTACTTGTGGTTCACATATAGAGATAGCATCACCCCGAATGCTAAAATAGCCAACAATTCATAA
- the arfA gene encoding ribosome alternative rescue factor ArfA, producing the protein MVKSTRKKVENETQLADLEVGRGEVHDNALKAIVTSRLFKTRTERAKKGRGSFNRKMKHKGKEPYSKEAQSCFLLNRAF; encoded by the coding sequence ATGGTCAAGAGTACCCGAAAAAAAGTTGAGAATGAAACTCAACTGGCAGATCTAGAAGTCGGTCGAGGTGAAGTCCACGATAATGCGCTCAAAGCGATAGTGACTAGCAGATTATTTAAGACCCGGACAGAAAGAGCAAAGAAAGGAAGAGGAAGTTTTAATCGTAAAATGAAACATAAGGGTAAAGAGCCCTATTCAAAAGAGGCACAATCTTGCTTTCTTTTGAATAGGGCTTTTTAA
- a CDS encoding cold-shock protein translates to MSNTVTGTVKWFNETKGFGFIQQENGPDVFAHFSAITGDGFRTLVEGQKVEFVVSQGQKGPQAENIKVL, encoded by the coding sequence ATGTCTAACACTGTTACTGGTACAGTTAAATGGTTCAACGAAACTAAAGGTTTTGGTTTCATTCAGCAAGAAAACGGCCCTGACGTTTTCGCTCACTTTTCTGCTATCACTGGTGACGGCTTCCGTACTCTAGTTGAAGGTCAAAAAGTAGAGTTTGTTGTTTCTCAAGGTCAAAAAGGCCCTCAAGCTGAGAACATCAAAGTACTTTAA
- a CDS encoding YaeQ family protein encodes MALKPTIYKFRLSISDTNRDLYNSTQLTIAQHPSENIERMMARVLAYCIKYQSDLSFTKGLSSTEEPDLWLKALDGSTSVWIEVGEPSLDRIKKATRLAQRVDIFSFTNKSDVWWEQTKNKSYQYDAYIFRLSYEGIQALSSVIERGMDLSVMISGTSIFIDCVSGSFEVQIETLQSND; translated from the coding sequence ATGGCACTAAAACCAACTATATATAAATTCCGTCTGTCTATTTCAGACACAAATCGAGACTTGTATAACTCAACCCAGCTAACCATTGCTCAGCATCCATCTGAGAACATTGAGCGTATGATGGCTCGTGTGCTGGCTTATTGCATCAAGTATCAATCTGACCTGAGTTTTACCAAAGGTTTATCATCAACAGAAGAGCCTGACCTCTGGCTAAAAGCCCTCGACGGTTCAACATCTGTGTGGATCGAGGTTGGTGAGCCATCTTTGGATAGAATAAAAAAAGCAACTCGTTTAGCACAACGAGTGGACATATTTAGTTTTACAAATAAGTCTGACGTCTGGTGGGAACAAACAAAAAATAAATCATATCAATACGATGCATATATTTTTCGCCTTAGCTATGAGGGGATTCAAGCGCTATCAAGTGTAATTGAAAGAGGTATGGACCTATCTGTAATGATAAGTGGAACAAGCATTTTCATTGACTGTGTTTCTGGGTCATTTGAAGTTCAGATAGAAACGCTGCAATCCAATGACTGA
- the hmpA gene encoding NO-inducible flavohemoprotein: protein MLNNQHIEVVKSTIPLLEGAGPALTQHFYQRMFSHNPELKDIFNMTHQKTGRQSVALFEAIAAYAKNIENLEALASAVERIAHKHTSFNIQAEHYQIVGHHLIETLRELAPEAFTKQVEEAWTAAYLFLAKIFIDREGELYLQRKHAIGGWENSRQFVVREKRRESELVMSFVLAPVDGGIVLDYIPGQYVGVEVKPSSGEHNEIRQYSLSQKPNGRDYRISVKREFGEHKGLVSNFLHDEVSEGDTLHLYAPAGDFYYQEKQAPVVLISAGVGATPMQSMLQMLAESGKQDVAYLYACNGPHQHTFKQETEHLTSQNGWSQFTWYLNDKADFTGQMDLSHVEDSLAFGQADFYLCGPVPFMEALVKQLEGFGVGRDRIHYEVFGPHAYL, encoded by the coding sequence ATGCTTAATAATCAGCATATTGAAGTTGTAAAAAGCACCATCCCTTTACTAGAAGGTGCAGGGCCAGCATTAACTCAGCATTTTTATCAGCGCATGTTTTCTCATAACCCAGAGTTAAAAGATATCTTCAATATGACGCATCAAAAAACAGGTCGTCAGAGTGTCGCTTTGTTTGAAGCCATAGCGGCATACGCAAAGAATATTGAAAACCTAGAAGCCTTAGCTTCAGCAGTAGAGCGGATTGCTCATAAGCACACCAGTTTCAACATCCAAGCTGAGCATTATCAGATTGTTGGCCATCATCTGATTGAAACCTTGCGTGAATTGGCACCAGAAGCTTTTACGAAGCAAGTTGAAGAGGCTTGGACAGCTGCCTATTTGTTCCTTGCGAAGATTTTCATTGACCGAGAGGGAGAGCTATACCTGCAAAGAAAGCATGCTATTGGTGGTTGGGAAAACTCACGTCAATTTGTGGTAAGGGAAAAAAGGCGCGAATCTGAGTTGGTGATGAGTTTTGTTTTAGCGCCAGTCGATGGTGGTATTGTATTGGACTATATTCCAGGACAATATGTGGGGGTTGAGGTTAAACCATCATCAGGAGAACACAACGAGATACGTCAATACTCCCTATCGCAAAAACCCAACGGTAGAGATTACCGTATTTCAGTTAAACGCGAGTTTGGTGAGCACAAAGGTTTGGTATCTAACTTCCTTCATGATGAGGTTAGTGAGGGTGATACTCTTCATCTATATGCCCCTGCGGGCGATTTTTATTACCAAGAAAAACAGGCGCCTGTTGTGCTTATTTCTGCTGGGGTTGGGGCTACACCTATGCAGTCTATGTTGCAGATGCTGGCGGAATCAGGTAAGCAAGATGTAGCCTATTTATATGCTTGTAACGGTCCACACCAGCATACATTTAAACAAGAAACTGAACACTTGACTAGCCAAAATGGTTGGAGCCAGTTTACTTGGTATTTGAATGATAAGGCTGATTTCACAGGTCAAATGGATCTATCCCATGTAGAGGACTCGCTGGCTTTCGGTCAGGCAGATTTTTATCTATGTGGTCCAGTTCCCTTTATGGAAGCATTAGTGAAACAACTGGAAGGGTTTGGTGTTGGAAGAGATCGTATTCATTACGAAGTGTTTGGACCGCACGCTTATCTTTAA